One segment of Castanea sativa cultivar Marrone di Chiusa Pesio chromosome 3, ASM4071231v1 DNA contains the following:
- the LOC142629814 gene encoding disease resistance protein RGA2-like encodes MAEAIPFGLARKIIEKLSSTTFEEIGSIWDVKDELEKLKNTVSTIQAVLQDAEDQQYKNHQVRDWLKKLRDAVYDADDLLGDFSTEDLRRRVMGGEKIANKVRTFFSSSNQIAFHFKMAHKIKAIRERLDATANDRNKFQLIEHPLQTKVRERDQTHSFIREEEVVGREEDKKKIIDLLLNIDVEENVSFISIVGIGGLGKTTLAQFVYNDEKVRSYFELKMWICVSDVFDVKTITEKIIGSATGMKPEILDMDHLQNKLRKELNQKKYLLVLDDVWNNNEELWCNLKRLLMDGSKGSKVVITTRIKLVAEISSTVSPYFLEGLSINQSWSLLKQMAFQKGQDTIDPNIEAIEMDIVQKCQGVPLAIKVIGRVLYFKKTRDEWSYIKDNEITNVTQGENGNGILPILKLSYDHLPSHLKCCFAYCSLFPKDYEISKLTLIQLWIAQGFIQSSDEKIQLEEVANEYCMDLLWRSLFQEVKEDRLGNITLKMHDLIHDLAQSVSGIDCTLVNSNATNINEEVRHLSFPFYNASFFEKNLSPLAKAKKIRTFILTSNHQFYNKKGEEESTLKKLITSFTCLRVLDLHGLRITTALNCIDKLTYLKYLDLSKNDIEVLPNSIIRLLNLQTLKLSGCRKLKELPRDVQKLVNLKHLDIYRCDSLTHMPCGLGKLTSLQMLPLFVVSKDPAAFSSKHPGGLVELNKLNNVRGELCVKNLEGVNAVEAKAANLKDKQNLRNLKLSWNWEGNDGVDVCHEENLLEGLQPHHALKFLHVEGYMGVRFSSWLPSLTNLVNLKIWKSKVQHLPPLYQLPSLQYLDLRSMIDLEYISDREITNEVSDLLASSSTTFFPSLKSLQLLDCPNLKGWWRTDIVKVNFDNDHNKVAITTSTSSHQNLPSFPCLSYLHISNCSNLTCMPLFPSLEDKLVLSDASLKPLQRTMTMTMNMTGASLLPSSPPLSKLKYFSLIRMQDIESLPEEWLQNLTSLEYLKIWACPSLKSVSRFTHLTSLKRLEIWECEEVDLFGNESDNGTQCVTTLQVIKISNVPHLITLPEWIGNFTSLQRLKINECPNLTSLPEGINKLASLQNIEIFRCPNLKSLPEGISDLTSLQRLEINECPNLTSLPEGMHRLTSLQSLRINDCPHLKERCQERIGEDWPKIAHIPFFRYYG; translated from the coding sequence ATGGCTGAAGCAATCCCGTTTGGTCTTGCACGAAAGATCATTGAAAAATTGAGCTCCACAACTTTCGAAGAGATCGGGTCTATCTGGGATGTCAAAGATGAGCTCGAAAAATTGAAGAACACTGTTTCCACTATTCAAGCTGTACTTCAAGACGCAGAGGACCAGCAATACAAGAATCATCAAGTCAGGGACTGGCTCAAGAAGCTCAGAGATGCAGTATATGACGCTGATGATTTGTTGGGTGATTTCTCTACTGAAGACTTGCGACGAAGGGTGATGGGTGGTGAGAAAATTGCTAATAAGGTACGTACTTTCTTTTCGAGTTCAAACCAAATtgcttttcattttaaaatggcTCACAAAATAAAGGCCATAAGGGAGAGACTTGATGCAACAGCAAATGATAGGAACAAATTCCAATTGATAGAGCATCCTTTACAAACAAAGGTGAGGGAGAGGGACCAAACTCACTCATTCATACGAGAAGAAGAAGTTGTTGGGAGAGAAGAGGATAAGAAAAAGATCATAGATTTATTATTGAACATAGATGTGGAAGAGAATGTCTCGTTCATATCCATAGTGGGAATCGGAGGGTTGGGGAAGACCACACTTGCTCAATTTGTATACAATGATGAGAAAGTGAGGAGTTATTTTGAGTTGAAGATGTGGATATGTGTCTCTGATGTCTTTGATGTGAAAACAATTACTGAAAAGATAATTGGATCTGCAACTGGTATGAAACCTGAAATCCTTGATATGGATCATTTGCAAAATAAACTTCGCAAAGAACTCAACCAAAAGAAGTACTTACTTGTGTTGGATGATGTATGGAACAACAATGAGGAATTGTGGTGTAACTTAAAAAGACTTTTGATGGATGGCTCAAAGGGAAGTAAAGTGGTGATAACTACACGGATCAAATTGGTTGCAGAAATTAGCAGCACAGTCTCACCCTATTTTCTAGAAGGCTTGTCAATTAACCAATCTTGGTCTTTACTTAAGCAAATGGCATTTCAAAAAGGGCAAGATACCATTGATCCTAACATTGAAGCGATTGAAATGGACATTGTACAAAAATGTCAAGGAGTGCCTCTTGCTATAAAGGTGATAGGAAGAGTATTATACTTCAAAAAAACAAGGGATGAATGGTCTTATATCAAGGATAACGAAATTACAAATGTAACTCAAGGAGAAAATGGTAATGGTATTTTACCAATTCTGAAATTGAGTTATGATCATCTCCCATCACATTTAAAGTGTTGCTTTGCTTATTGTTCATTATTTCCTAAAGATTATGAGATTTCAAAGTTAACATTAATACAACTATGGATAGCACAAGGGTTTATCCAGTCATCAGATGAAAAGATACAATTAGAAGAAGTTGCTAATGAGTATTGCATGGATCTACTTTGGCGATCCCTCTTCCAAGAAGTCAAAGAAGATCGCTTGGGGAATATAACTCTTAAAATGCATGATTTAATCCATGATCTTGCACAATCAGTCTCGGGGATCGATTGCACTCTTGTTAATTCCAATGCAACAAATATTAATGAAGAAGTTCGTCATTTGTCATTTCCATTTTACAATGCTTCATTCTTTGAGAAGAATTTAAGCCCATTAGCTAAAGCAAAGAAGATACGTACATTTATTTTGACGTCCAATCACCAGTTCTATAATaagaaaggagaagaagaatcTACACTCAAAAAACTTATTACTAGCTTTACATGCTTGCGTGTGTTAGACCTACATGGCTTAAGAATTACGACAGCACTGAATTGTATAGACAAGTTGACATATCTAAAGTACCTTGATCTTTCCAAGAATGACATTGAAGTTCTTCCTAATTCTATTATTAGGCTGTTGAATTTGCAAACATTAAAGCTCTCTGGATGTCGGAAGCTTAAAGAATTGCCAAGAGATGTTCAAAAGTTGGTCAACCTCAAGCATCTTGATATATATCGTTGTGATAGTTTGACTCATATGCCATGTGGATTAGGGAAATTGACTTCTCTTCAGATGTTACCGCTCTTCGTTGTGAGCAAGGACCCTGCAGCTTTCTCCTCCAAGCATCCTGGAGGACTGGTCGAATTGAACAAGCTAAACAATGTGAGAGGAGAACTATGTGTTAAAAATTTGGAAGGGGTGAATGCGGTAGAAGCCAAAGCTGCAAATTTGAAGGACAAGCAGAATCttagaaatttgaaattaagtTGGAATTGGGAGGGTAATGATGGCGTAGACGTTTGCCATGAGGAAAACTTGTTAGAAGGTCTCCAGCCACACCATGCTTTAAAATTTTTGCATGTGGAAGGGTATATGGGTGTGAGATTTTCGAGTTGGCTTCCTTCCCTAACAAATcttgttaatttaaaaatatggaAATCTAAGGTCCAACATCTACCACCATTGTATCAACTCCCCTCTCTTCAATATCTTGATCTTCGAAGTATGATAGATCTAGAATACATATCTGACAGGGAAATCACTAATGAGGTTTCTGATTTATTGGCGtcatcatcaacaacattttttccATCCTTAAAGTCACTACAACTTTTAGATTGCCCTAATCTAAAAGGATGGTGGAGGACGGATATTGTCAAGGTCAATTTTGATAATGATCACAACAAAGTGGCAAtaacaacatcaacatcaaGTCATCAAAATCTGCCATCCTTTCCTTGTCTTTCTTATTTGCATATCTCGAATTGCAGTAACTTGACTTGCATGCCACTATTTCCTTCTCTTGAAGATAAGCTAGTACTGAGTGATGCAAGCTTGAAGCCATTGCAGCGAAcaatgacaatgacaatgaATATGACAGGAGCCTCTTTGCTTCCTTCCTCCCCTCCTCTCTCCAAATTaaagtatttttctttgattcggATGCAGGACATAGAGTCTCTGCCAGAGGAGTGGCTGCAAAACTTGACTTCTCTTGAGTATCTAAAGATTTGGGCATGTCCTAGTCTAAAATCTGTGTCCCGATTTACACATCTCACTTCCCTTAAGAGGCTAGAGATTTGGGAATGCGAGGAGGTTGATCTGTTTGGTAATGAGAGTGATAATGGCACACAATGTGTCACCACTTTGCAAGTGATTAAGATTTCAAATGTTCCCCACTTGATTACATTACCGGAGTGGATTGGCAATTTCACATCACTTCAAAGGCTTAAAATTAATGAATGCCCCAATTTGACATCACTTCCTGAAGGGATCAATAAACTCGCATCTcttcaaaatattgaaatttttagATGTCCCAATTTGAAATCACTTCCCGAAGGGATCAGCGACCTCACATCACTTCAAAGGCTTGAAATTAATGAATGTCCTAATTTGACGTCACTTCCCGAAGGAATGCACCGCCTCACCTCTTTACAAAGCCTGAGAATCAATGATTGTCCCCACTTGAAGGAAAGATGCCAGGAGAGAATTGGTGAGGATTGGCCTAAGATTGCTCACATCCCATTTTTTCGATATTATGGTTAA